The following coding sequences lie in one Anoplolepis gracilipes chromosome 4, ASM4749672v1, whole genome shotgun sequence genomic window:
- the LOC140665319 gene encoding uncharacterized protein isoform X2 has translation MFLPKMRIHAKDSEIPYDEIRLSAMTSRYFVFVAALAYVSAAQVYKSYPLDPAATTEAAASAEPAATNNDFITQTVYGFLDFTTTLGNTVMVFSPQSAPPEGDSGKKTTSTPPIQTKPTEQQQQRKNVPNIQPSKTHKVETQNGETKKQIKGTKIVVNSVVEQNVVNPSENAPKTMKSQELNKQTTTKAPVLSSVVQVRAKDEALGVKNNLAEPEYDFLSKQPTEVIDETYRLINLQPSSKPHHKPRATARRDKENPTGLVTKLGGTVVKDGLTTVHETSVIGTYINGKYAQVLQSSSRILTEPFAPVIEDIRPSSTNRILKTIGPHHGKLKPQLEPTPTYQQQEESSLPLEALFDASSGSPVRTTRRHSISNNQPRPKFRSKITDDYENNEPQQQTRTGKNRPSTTTRPNYKNRPITTTSTTEAPISRRRGGFRPNSQATSSFLKQSIKSKSDQQPSPTVSLPVPKVKLPRTQGRWSYKTTPKPRIMIRKQVDEEDLRSSTTEASTTESSFVIISEEQSKATATTSNAASSPSGGVINVAQRSKELSFVEDELDPSESEDVASVSVQQDQQNVGAEQILPMETLNVEISTAADLDNVYFEIATIKSPYSFQVGTHRNTRYVTVTSTIKKTFATAEPTSTISPTEPLTENILANTAAAYESTLPLDSSVATLPAISLDANQATPPLETLTETFSTTQTLLKTHMLPVIYAGNSTTRLTLVQTYNIARVVTATKTLPPMEIYQFIPSKTLNEFNSKLDEAGSELHLELDFGDDDRDDEDVPKRVVAPSNDGDSDLDIFKSTSKVKSDIATSSSAEPQLTPEQAQQLALLKYFGQPQPQVITTSKPVVVLETMYESHVIPVVSAGNTIYSTLSRPVGTVPRTSYEYGTSTLSPVLQPQVPQVPQVPLFPQQPQFTVTSAPLVTQTLATISDSRVLKLTFGAKTAYTTLFSTRVVPTELTTYVTNTVPVQPTIPAYPGYYPAPVPYAPFPFLG, from the exons ATTCCGAGATTCCGTATGATGAGATCAGATTGAGCGCAATGACATCGAGATATTTCGTGTTTGTCGCAGCTTTAGCGTACG TGTCTGCTGCACAAGTTTACAAGAGTTATCCGTTAGACCCAGCTGCAACGACCGAAGCAGCAGCATCAGCCGAACCAGCGGCTACAAATAATGATTTCATCACGCAGACGGTCTATGGATTTTTGGATTTTACCACGACACTCGGCAACACGGTGATGGTCTTTAGCCCTCAAAGCGCTCCACCAG AAGGGGACTCCGGTAAGAAGACTACTTCCACGCCACCGATTCAGACGAAACCAACGGAACAGCAGCAGCAAAGGAAGAATGTCCCCAACATTCAGCCCAGCAAGACTCACAAGGTCGAAACCCAGAATGGCGAAACGAAGAAACAGATAAAGGGAACGAAAATTGTCGTAAATTCCGTGGTCGAGCAGAACGTGGTGAACCCATCGGAGAATGCACCGAAGACGATGAAGAGTCAG GAGCTAAATAAACAGACAACAACGAAGGCACCAGTATTGTCATCGGTCGTTCAGGTACGTGCCAAAGATGAAGCTCTAGGTGTGAAAAATAATCTCGCCGAACCGGAATatgattttctttcaaaacagCCGACGGAAGTGATCGATGAGACCTATAGG CTGATCAATCTGCAACCCTCGTCGAAACCTCATCACAAGCCACGTGCTACCGCGCGAAGGGATAAGGAGAATCCAACCGGCCTGGTGACCAAGCTCGGCGGTACCGTCGTGAAGGATGGTCTCACCACCGTGCACGAGACCAGCGTGATCGGCACCTACATCAACGGCAAGTACGCCCAAGTACTACAGAGCTCGTCCAGAATCCTGACGGAGCCGTTCGCGCCAGTGATCGAAGACATTCGCCCGTCCAGCACGAATCGAATCTTGAAGACTATAGGTCCGCACCATGGCAAGCTTAAGCCTCAGCTGGAGCCCACTCCGACCTACCAACAACAGGAAGAGTCTTCGCTACCCTTAGAGGCTCTCTTTGACGCATCTTCCG GTAGCCCAGTACGAACGACACGAAGACATTCGATCTCCAACAACCAGCCCAGGCCAAAATTCCGAAGCAAGATTACCGATGATTACGAGAATAACGAACCGCAACAACAAACAAGAACCGGGAAAAATCGCCCCTCGACGACGACACGTCCAAATTACAA aaatcgCCCTATAACCACCACCAGCACCACAGAAGCGCCAATCAGTCGCCGTCGTGGTGGTTTTCGTCCAAACAGTCAGGCTACCAGCTCGTTCTTAAAGCAATCAATCAAGTCGAAGAGCGATCAGCAGCCATCACCGACGGTCAGTCTTCCGGTGCCCAAGGTAAAATTACCGAGAACGCAAGGTCGATGGTCCTACAAGACCACGCCGAAGCCAAGGATCATGATCCGCAAACAAGTGGACGAGGAGGATCTGCGATCGTCGACAACTGAAGCGAGCACCACAGAGTCGTCTTTTGTGATAATCTCGGAAGAGCAAAGCAAAGCAACGGCGACGACGAGCAACGCGGCCTCATCCCCATCCGGCGGCGTCATCAACGTCGCCCAGAGGTCGAAGGAATTGTCTTTTGTAGAAGACGAGTTGGATCCCAGCGAAAGCGAGGATGTAGCTAGCGTCAGTGTCCAGCAGGATCAGCAGAACGTTGGCGCAGAACAGATCCTCCCAATGGAGACGCTGAACGTAGAAATCTCCACTGCAGCGGATCTCGACAACGTGTACTTCGAGATCGCCACTATCAAGTCGCCGTACTCCTTCCAG GTGGGAACACATCGGAACACTCGTTACGTCACGGTGACTTCCACCATCAAGAAGACCTTCGCGACGGCCGAGCCGACTAGTACCATCTCACCCACTGAACCGCTTACGGAGAATATCCTGGCGAACACTGCGGCCGCTTACGAGTCGACTCTGCCGCTCGATTCGTCTGTTGCGACATTACCAGCAATCTCTTTGGATGCCAACCAGGCGACGCCGCCCTTAGAGACCTTGACAGAGACGTTCTCGACGACGCAGACGTTGCTGAAGACACACATGCTACCGGTGATCTATGCTGGCAACAGCACTACTCGCTTGACCCTGGTACAAACATACAACATCGCGCGAGTAGTGACGGCGACGAAGACACTACCGCCGATGGAAATCTACCAATTTATCCCGAGCAAGACGTTGAACGAGTTCAATTCGAAGCTGGACGAGGCCGGTAGCGAGCTGCATCTCGAGCTGGACTTCGGCGACGACGATCGTGATGACGAAGATGTGCCCAAGAGAGTCGTGGCGCCTAGCAACGATGGCGATTCCGATCTTGATATCTTCAAGTCTACATCCAAGGTCAAGAGCGATATCGCAACCAGCAGCAGTGCCGAACCTCAGCTTACTCCGGAACAGGCTCAACAATTGGCTCTGCTAAAATATTTCGGTCAGCCGCAACCCCAAGTCATCACCACGTCTAAGCCAGTGGTCGTCCTGGAAACGATGTACGAATCGCACGTGATTCCCGTAGTGAGCGCAGGAAATACTATTTACTCGACGTTGTCCAGGCCAGTTGGCACTGTACCTAG AACCTCCTACGAATACGGCACATCTACCCTGAGCCCGGTTCTACAGCCGCAAGTGCCTCAAGTGCCGCAAGTGCCGCTGTTCCCGCAACAGCCACAATTTACGGTGACGAGTGCACCCTTGGTAACTCAAACTCTTGCCACCATATCCGATTCACGGGTATTAAAGCTCACTTTTGGTGCTAAAACCGCTTATACCACTCTCTTTTCCACGAGAGTCGTACCCACGGAGCTCACCACCTATGTCACCAACACGGTGCCAGTGCAGCCGACGATACCGGCGTATCCCGGTTATTACCCAGCACCGGTGCCCTATGCGCCTTTCCCCTTTCTCGGTTAG
- the LOC140665319 gene encoding uncharacterized protein isoform X1, whose protein sequence is MFLPKMRIHAKDSEIPYDEIRLSAMTSRYFVFVAALAYVAVSAAQVYKSYPLDPAATTEAAASAEPAATNNDFITQTVYGFLDFTTTLGNTVMVFSPQSAPPEGDSGKKTTSTPPIQTKPTEQQQQRKNVPNIQPSKTHKVETQNGETKKQIKGTKIVVNSVVEQNVVNPSENAPKTMKSQELNKQTTTKAPVLSSVVQVRAKDEALGVKNNLAEPEYDFLSKQPTEVIDETYRLINLQPSSKPHHKPRATARRDKENPTGLVTKLGGTVVKDGLTTVHETSVIGTYINGKYAQVLQSSSRILTEPFAPVIEDIRPSSTNRILKTIGPHHGKLKPQLEPTPTYQQQEESSLPLEALFDASSGSPVRTTRRHSISNNQPRPKFRSKITDDYENNEPQQQTRTGKNRPSTTTRPNYKNRPITTTSTTEAPISRRRGGFRPNSQATSSFLKQSIKSKSDQQPSPTVSLPVPKVKLPRTQGRWSYKTTPKPRIMIRKQVDEEDLRSSTTEASTTESSFVIISEEQSKATATTSNAASSPSGGVINVAQRSKELSFVEDELDPSESEDVASVSVQQDQQNVGAEQILPMETLNVEISTAADLDNVYFEIATIKSPYSFQVGTHRNTRYVTVTSTIKKTFATAEPTSTISPTEPLTENILANTAAAYESTLPLDSSVATLPAISLDANQATPPLETLTETFSTTQTLLKTHMLPVIYAGNSTTRLTLVQTYNIARVVTATKTLPPMEIYQFIPSKTLNEFNSKLDEAGSELHLELDFGDDDRDDEDVPKRVVAPSNDGDSDLDIFKSTSKVKSDIATSSSAEPQLTPEQAQQLALLKYFGQPQPQVITTSKPVVVLETMYESHVIPVVSAGNTIYSTLSRPVGTVPRTSYEYGTSTLSPVLQPQVPQVPQVPLFPQQPQFTVTSAPLVTQTLATISDSRVLKLTFGAKTAYTTLFSTRVVPTELTTYVTNTVPVQPTIPAYPGYYPAPVPYAPFPFLG, encoded by the exons ATTCCGAGATTCCGTATGATGAGATCAGATTGAGCGCAATGACATCGAGATATTTCGTGTTTGTCGCAGCTTTAGCGTACG TTGCAGTGTCTGCTGCACAAGTTTACAAGAGTTATCCGTTAGACCCAGCTGCAACGACCGAAGCAGCAGCATCAGCCGAACCAGCGGCTACAAATAATGATTTCATCACGCAGACGGTCTATGGATTTTTGGATTTTACCACGACACTCGGCAACACGGTGATGGTCTTTAGCCCTCAAAGCGCTCCACCAG AAGGGGACTCCGGTAAGAAGACTACTTCCACGCCACCGATTCAGACGAAACCAACGGAACAGCAGCAGCAAAGGAAGAATGTCCCCAACATTCAGCCCAGCAAGACTCACAAGGTCGAAACCCAGAATGGCGAAACGAAGAAACAGATAAAGGGAACGAAAATTGTCGTAAATTCCGTGGTCGAGCAGAACGTGGTGAACCCATCGGAGAATGCACCGAAGACGATGAAGAGTCAG GAGCTAAATAAACAGACAACAACGAAGGCACCAGTATTGTCATCGGTCGTTCAGGTACGTGCCAAAGATGAAGCTCTAGGTGTGAAAAATAATCTCGCCGAACCGGAATatgattttctttcaaaacagCCGACGGAAGTGATCGATGAGACCTATAGG CTGATCAATCTGCAACCCTCGTCGAAACCTCATCACAAGCCACGTGCTACCGCGCGAAGGGATAAGGAGAATCCAACCGGCCTGGTGACCAAGCTCGGCGGTACCGTCGTGAAGGATGGTCTCACCACCGTGCACGAGACCAGCGTGATCGGCACCTACATCAACGGCAAGTACGCCCAAGTACTACAGAGCTCGTCCAGAATCCTGACGGAGCCGTTCGCGCCAGTGATCGAAGACATTCGCCCGTCCAGCACGAATCGAATCTTGAAGACTATAGGTCCGCACCATGGCAAGCTTAAGCCTCAGCTGGAGCCCACTCCGACCTACCAACAACAGGAAGAGTCTTCGCTACCCTTAGAGGCTCTCTTTGACGCATCTTCCG GTAGCCCAGTACGAACGACACGAAGACATTCGATCTCCAACAACCAGCCCAGGCCAAAATTCCGAAGCAAGATTACCGATGATTACGAGAATAACGAACCGCAACAACAAACAAGAACCGGGAAAAATCGCCCCTCGACGACGACACGTCCAAATTACAA aaatcgCCCTATAACCACCACCAGCACCACAGAAGCGCCAATCAGTCGCCGTCGTGGTGGTTTTCGTCCAAACAGTCAGGCTACCAGCTCGTTCTTAAAGCAATCAATCAAGTCGAAGAGCGATCAGCAGCCATCACCGACGGTCAGTCTTCCGGTGCCCAAGGTAAAATTACCGAGAACGCAAGGTCGATGGTCCTACAAGACCACGCCGAAGCCAAGGATCATGATCCGCAAACAAGTGGACGAGGAGGATCTGCGATCGTCGACAACTGAAGCGAGCACCACAGAGTCGTCTTTTGTGATAATCTCGGAAGAGCAAAGCAAAGCAACGGCGACGACGAGCAACGCGGCCTCATCCCCATCCGGCGGCGTCATCAACGTCGCCCAGAGGTCGAAGGAATTGTCTTTTGTAGAAGACGAGTTGGATCCCAGCGAAAGCGAGGATGTAGCTAGCGTCAGTGTCCAGCAGGATCAGCAGAACGTTGGCGCAGAACAGATCCTCCCAATGGAGACGCTGAACGTAGAAATCTCCACTGCAGCGGATCTCGACAACGTGTACTTCGAGATCGCCACTATCAAGTCGCCGTACTCCTTCCAG GTGGGAACACATCGGAACACTCGTTACGTCACGGTGACTTCCACCATCAAGAAGACCTTCGCGACGGCCGAGCCGACTAGTACCATCTCACCCACTGAACCGCTTACGGAGAATATCCTGGCGAACACTGCGGCCGCTTACGAGTCGACTCTGCCGCTCGATTCGTCTGTTGCGACATTACCAGCAATCTCTTTGGATGCCAACCAGGCGACGCCGCCCTTAGAGACCTTGACAGAGACGTTCTCGACGACGCAGACGTTGCTGAAGACACACATGCTACCGGTGATCTATGCTGGCAACAGCACTACTCGCTTGACCCTGGTACAAACATACAACATCGCGCGAGTAGTGACGGCGACGAAGACACTACCGCCGATGGAAATCTACCAATTTATCCCGAGCAAGACGTTGAACGAGTTCAATTCGAAGCTGGACGAGGCCGGTAGCGAGCTGCATCTCGAGCTGGACTTCGGCGACGACGATCGTGATGACGAAGATGTGCCCAAGAGAGTCGTGGCGCCTAGCAACGATGGCGATTCCGATCTTGATATCTTCAAGTCTACATCCAAGGTCAAGAGCGATATCGCAACCAGCAGCAGTGCCGAACCTCAGCTTACTCCGGAACAGGCTCAACAATTGGCTCTGCTAAAATATTTCGGTCAGCCGCAACCCCAAGTCATCACCACGTCTAAGCCAGTGGTCGTCCTGGAAACGATGTACGAATCGCACGTGATTCCCGTAGTGAGCGCAGGAAATACTATTTACTCGACGTTGTCCAGGCCAGTTGGCACTGTACCTAG AACCTCCTACGAATACGGCACATCTACCCTGAGCCCGGTTCTACAGCCGCAAGTGCCTCAAGTGCCGCAAGTGCCGCTGTTCCCGCAACAGCCACAATTTACGGTGACGAGTGCACCCTTGGTAACTCAAACTCTTGCCACCATATCCGATTCACGGGTATTAAAGCTCACTTTTGGTGCTAAAACCGCTTATACCACTCTCTTTTCCACGAGAGTCGTACCCACGGAGCTCACCACCTATGTCACCAACACGGTGCCAGTGCAGCCGACGATACCGGCGTATCCCGGTTATTACCCAGCACCGGTGCCCTATGCGCCTTTCCCCTTTCTCGGTTAG
- the LOC140665319 gene encoding uncharacterized protein isoform X4, producing MTSRYFVFVAALAYVSAAQVYKSYPLDPAATTEAAASAEPAATNNDFITQTVYGFLDFTTTLGNTVMVFSPQSAPPEGDSGKKTTSTPPIQTKPTEQQQQRKNVPNIQPSKTHKVETQNGETKKQIKGTKIVVNSVVEQNVVNPSENAPKTMKSQELNKQTTTKAPVLSSVVQVRAKDEALGVKNNLAEPEYDFLSKQPTEVIDETYRLINLQPSSKPHHKPRATARRDKENPTGLVTKLGGTVVKDGLTTVHETSVIGTYINGKYAQVLQSSSRILTEPFAPVIEDIRPSSTNRILKTIGPHHGKLKPQLEPTPTYQQQEESSLPLEALFDASSGSPVRTTRRHSISNNQPRPKFRSKITDDYENNEPQQQTRTGKNRPSTTTRPNYKNRPITTTSTTEAPISRRRGGFRPNSQATSSFLKQSIKSKSDQQPSPTVSLPVPKVKLPRTQGRWSYKTTPKPRIMIRKQVDEEDLRSSTTEASTTESSFVIISEEQSKATATTSNAASSPSGGVINVAQRSKELSFVEDELDPSESEDVASVSVQQDQQNVGAEQILPMETLNVEISTAADLDNVYFEIATIKSPYSFQVGTHRNTRYVTVTSTIKKTFATAEPTSTISPTEPLTENILANTAAAYESTLPLDSSVATLPAISLDANQATPPLETLTETFSTTQTLLKTHMLPVIYAGNSTTRLTLVQTYNIARVVTATKTLPPMEIYQFIPSKTLNEFNSKLDEAGSELHLELDFGDDDRDDEDVPKRVVAPSNDGDSDLDIFKSTSKVKSDIATSSSAEPQLTPEQAQQLALLKYFGQPQPQVITTSKPVVVLETMYESHVIPVVSAGNTIYSTLSRPVGTVPRTSYEYGTSTLSPVLQPQVPQVPQVPLFPQQPQFTVTSAPLVTQTLATISDSRVLKLTFGAKTAYTTLFSTRVVPTELTTYVTNTVPVQPTIPAYPGYYPAPVPYAPFPFLG from the exons ATGACATCGAGATATTTCGTGTTTGTCGCAGCTTTAGCGTACG TGTCTGCTGCACAAGTTTACAAGAGTTATCCGTTAGACCCAGCTGCAACGACCGAAGCAGCAGCATCAGCCGAACCAGCGGCTACAAATAATGATTTCATCACGCAGACGGTCTATGGATTTTTGGATTTTACCACGACACTCGGCAACACGGTGATGGTCTTTAGCCCTCAAAGCGCTCCACCAG AAGGGGACTCCGGTAAGAAGACTACTTCCACGCCACCGATTCAGACGAAACCAACGGAACAGCAGCAGCAAAGGAAGAATGTCCCCAACATTCAGCCCAGCAAGACTCACAAGGTCGAAACCCAGAATGGCGAAACGAAGAAACAGATAAAGGGAACGAAAATTGTCGTAAATTCCGTGGTCGAGCAGAACGTGGTGAACCCATCGGAGAATGCACCGAAGACGATGAAGAGTCAG GAGCTAAATAAACAGACAACAACGAAGGCACCAGTATTGTCATCGGTCGTTCAGGTACGTGCCAAAGATGAAGCTCTAGGTGTGAAAAATAATCTCGCCGAACCGGAATatgattttctttcaaaacagCCGACGGAAGTGATCGATGAGACCTATAGG CTGATCAATCTGCAACCCTCGTCGAAACCTCATCACAAGCCACGTGCTACCGCGCGAAGGGATAAGGAGAATCCAACCGGCCTGGTGACCAAGCTCGGCGGTACCGTCGTGAAGGATGGTCTCACCACCGTGCACGAGACCAGCGTGATCGGCACCTACATCAACGGCAAGTACGCCCAAGTACTACAGAGCTCGTCCAGAATCCTGACGGAGCCGTTCGCGCCAGTGATCGAAGACATTCGCCCGTCCAGCACGAATCGAATCTTGAAGACTATAGGTCCGCACCATGGCAAGCTTAAGCCTCAGCTGGAGCCCACTCCGACCTACCAACAACAGGAAGAGTCTTCGCTACCCTTAGAGGCTCTCTTTGACGCATCTTCCG GTAGCCCAGTACGAACGACACGAAGACATTCGATCTCCAACAACCAGCCCAGGCCAAAATTCCGAAGCAAGATTACCGATGATTACGAGAATAACGAACCGCAACAACAAACAAGAACCGGGAAAAATCGCCCCTCGACGACGACACGTCCAAATTACAA aaatcgCCCTATAACCACCACCAGCACCACAGAAGCGCCAATCAGTCGCCGTCGTGGTGGTTTTCGTCCAAACAGTCAGGCTACCAGCTCGTTCTTAAAGCAATCAATCAAGTCGAAGAGCGATCAGCAGCCATCACCGACGGTCAGTCTTCCGGTGCCCAAGGTAAAATTACCGAGAACGCAAGGTCGATGGTCCTACAAGACCACGCCGAAGCCAAGGATCATGATCCGCAAACAAGTGGACGAGGAGGATCTGCGATCGTCGACAACTGAAGCGAGCACCACAGAGTCGTCTTTTGTGATAATCTCGGAAGAGCAAAGCAAAGCAACGGCGACGACGAGCAACGCGGCCTCATCCCCATCCGGCGGCGTCATCAACGTCGCCCAGAGGTCGAAGGAATTGTCTTTTGTAGAAGACGAGTTGGATCCCAGCGAAAGCGAGGATGTAGCTAGCGTCAGTGTCCAGCAGGATCAGCAGAACGTTGGCGCAGAACAGATCCTCCCAATGGAGACGCTGAACGTAGAAATCTCCACTGCAGCGGATCTCGACAACGTGTACTTCGAGATCGCCACTATCAAGTCGCCGTACTCCTTCCAG GTGGGAACACATCGGAACACTCGTTACGTCACGGTGACTTCCACCATCAAGAAGACCTTCGCGACGGCCGAGCCGACTAGTACCATCTCACCCACTGAACCGCTTACGGAGAATATCCTGGCGAACACTGCGGCCGCTTACGAGTCGACTCTGCCGCTCGATTCGTCTGTTGCGACATTACCAGCAATCTCTTTGGATGCCAACCAGGCGACGCCGCCCTTAGAGACCTTGACAGAGACGTTCTCGACGACGCAGACGTTGCTGAAGACACACATGCTACCGGTGATCTATGCTGGCAACAGCACTACTCGCTTGACCCTGGTACAAACATACAACATCGCGCGAGTAGTGACGGCGACGAAGACACTACCGCCGATGGAAATCTACCAATTTATCCCGAGCAAGACGTTGAACGAGTTCAATTCGAAGCTGGACGAGGCCGGTAGCGAGCTGCATCTCGAGCTGGACTTCGGCGACGACGATCGTGATGACGAAGATGTGCCCAAGAGAGTCGTGGCGCCTAGCAACGATGGCGATTCCGATCTTGATATCTTCAAGTCTACATCCAAGGTCAAGAGCGATATCGCAACCAGCAGCAGTGCCGAACCTCAGCTTACTCCGGAACAGGCTCAACAATTGGCTCTGCTAAAATATTTCGGTCAGCCGCAACCCCAAGTCATCACCACGTCTAAGCCAGTGGTCGTCCTGGAAACGATGTACGAATCGCACGTGATTCCCGTAGTGAGCGCAGGAAATACTATTTACTCGACGTTGTCCAGGCCAGTTGGCACTGTACCTAG AACCTCCTACGAATACGGCACATCTACCCTGAGCCCGGTTCTACAGCCGCAAGTGCCTCAAGTGCCGCAAGTGCCGCTGTTCCCGCAACAGCCACAATTTACGGTGACGAGTGCACCCTTGGTAACTCAAACTCTTGCCACCATATCCGATTCACGGGTATTAAAGCTCACTTTTGGTGCTAAAACCGCTTATACCACTCTCTTTTCCACGAGAGTCGTACCCACGGAGCTCACCACCTATGTCACCAACACGGTGCCAGTGCAGCCGACGATACCGGCGTATCCCGGTTATTACCCAGCACCGGTGCCCTATGCGCCTTTCCCCTTTCTCGGTTAG